From Pirellulales bacterium, a single genomic window includes:
- a CDS encoding ECF-type sigma factor gives MPMSLDHSISHCIAALKAGDLNEAGKLWERYQRRLVELAGQWLAHQPKTVRDEDDVAQSVFLCICRGATAGRLDDVRNRDELWWLLLAITRQKTIDLIRRQSSLKSGGQRVKSVSAITIDDQGPRRQLSFEELVSDVPTPEMLAILADEHRYLLGLLRDDDLRRIATSRLEGYSVDEISSDLIISKRSVERKLRLIRDAWTKELLHAG, from the coding sequence ATGCCTATGTCGCTCGACCATTCAATCAGCCACTGCATTGCGGCATTAAAGGCGGGCGACCTTAACGAGGCTGGCAAGCTCTGGGAGAGATATCAGCGTCGGTTGGTCGAGTTGGCCGGCCAATGGCTGGCCCACCAACCAAAGACCGTGCGGGACGAGGACGACGTTGCCCAGAGCGTTTTTCTCTGCATCTGCCGTGGCGCCACCGCAGGCCGTTTGGACGACGTCCGCAATCGCGACGAGCTTTGGTGGTTGCTGCTAGCCATCACTCGGCAAAAGACCATCGATTTGATTCGGCGTCAGTCCTCGTTGAAGAGCGGCGGACAGCGCGTCAAATCGGTCTCGGCGATCACCATTGACGACCAAGGGCCCCGCAGGCAACTCTCCTTCGAGGAACTGGTCAGCGATGTGCCCACCCCCGAAATGCTGGCCATCTTGGCGGACGAGCATCGATATCTCCTCGGTCTACTGCGCGACGATGATTTGCGGAGGATCGCAACCTCGCGGCTCGAAGGGTACAGTGTCGACGAGATCTCCAGCGATCTCATCATCAGTAAAAGATCGGTCGAGCGGAAACTACGTTTGATTCGCGACGCGTGGACGAAGGAGCTACTCCATGCGGGATAA